In Glycine max cultivar Williams 82 chromosome 7, Glycine_max_v4.0, whole genome shotgun sequence, a single window of DNA contains:
- the LOC106799299 gene encoding uncharacterized protein codes for MGPFPSSVGNEYILVAIDYVSKWVEAMATARNDAKTVVKFIKKNIFSRFGVPRILISDGGPHFCNTQLQKVLGQYHVNHRVVSPYHPQTNGQVEVSNRELKKILEKTVALIRKDWSSKLEDALWAYRIAYKTLIGLSSFQLVYGKSCHLLVEMEHKAYWALKFMNFDEKVSREQRKIQLLELEEMRLTAYESSRHYKEKVKMYHDKKLLKREFKPGQEVLLLNSRLKLFPGKLKSKWSRPFVIKKVRSYGEIELYDPQSQDPERTWVVNGQRLKLYHGKKFSKTHNTIHLIAK; via the coding sequence atgggcccttttccttcATCAGTAGGGAATGAGTATATTCTAGTGGCTATTGATTACGTatctaaatgggtggaagctatGGCCACTGCAAGGAATGATGCTAAAACTGTGGTGAAATTtatcaagaaaaatattttttctcgaTTTGGAGTACCTCGAATACTGATCAGTGATGGTGGTCCACACTTCTGTAATACCCAACTCCAAAAGGTATTGGGACAATACCATGTGAATCATAGAGTGGTGTCCCCTTACCATCCACAAACTAATGGGCAAGTCGAAGTCTCTAACcgagaattaaagaaaatactagAAAAAACAGTGGCATTAATTAGAAAAGACTGGTCATCCAAATTGGAAGATGCATTGTGGGCCTATAGAATTGCATACAAAACTCTAATTGGGCTATCTTCGTTTCAATTGGTATATGGCAAATCATGTCATTTACTAGTTGAAATGGAACATAAGGCATATTGGGCTCTGAAATTTATGAACTTTGATGAGAAGGTATCTAGAGAGCAGAGAAAGATCCAGTTACTGGAACTAGAAGAAATGCGATTAACAGCTTATGAATCTTCGCGACATTACAAAGAAAAGGTGAAGATGTATCACGATAAGAAGttgttgaagagagaattcaaaCCAGGACAAGAAGTACTATTGcttaattcaagattgaaattatttccTGGTAAGCTGAAATCCAAATGGTCTAGACCCTTTGTTATTAAGAAAGTTCGATCTTACGGTGAAATAGAGCTGTATGACCCACAATCTCAGGATCCTGAAAGGACATGGGTTGTCAATGGCCAAAGGCTAAAACTGTATCATGGAAAAAAATTTAGCAAGACACATAACACTATTCATTTGATCGCCaagtga